The Epilithonimonas zeae genome contains a region encoding:
- the udk gene encoding uridine kinase gives MLVIGIAGGTGSGKTTVVNKILQQLNLEGVNVLSQDNYYHDNPNLTLSEREVLNYDHPKSIDFDLMLQHVKALKNHQSIEQPIYSFVTHSRTGDHVTVEPRNVLIVEGILVLTSKELLKEFDLKVFVHADSDERLIRRIRRDTQERGRDLQEVLHRYQTTLKPMHQEFIEPSKNEADLIVPNMKQNSVAIDFLTTVINNSLKKVH, from the coding sequence ATGCTCGTGATTGGTATAGCCGGAGGAACAGGTTCCGGAAAAACAACTGTTGTTAATAAGATTCTTCAACAACTTAATTTAGAAGGTGTTAACGTGCTTTCTCAAGATAATTATTACCACGACAACCCTAATTTAACTTTATCAGAAAGAGAAGTTCTCAATTACGATCACCCAAAATCAATCGATTTTGACCTGATGTTGCAACACGTTAAAGCGCTTAAAAATCATCAGAGCATAGAACAACCAATTTATTCTTTCGTAACCCACTCCAGAACGGGCGATCACGTTACTGTTGAGCCAAGAAATGTTTTGATTGTGGAAGGGATTTTGGTTTTAACAAGTAAAGAATTACTTAAAGAATTTGATCTAAAAGTGTTCGTTCACGCGGATTCTGACGAGAGATTAATCCGTAGAATTCGAAGAGATACGCAGGAGAGAGGTAGAGATTTGCAAGAAGTTTTACACAGATATCAAACGACTTTGAAACCGATGCATCAGGAATTTATCGAGCCTTCCAAAAACGAAGCAGACCTGATTGTTCCGAATATGAAGCAGAATTCTGTGGCAATTGATTTCTTAACTACTGTGATTAACAATTCGCTTAAAAAAGTTCATTAA
- a CDS encoding SanA/YdcF family protein, protein MLKKVANFLKIIFRLVELGILLLILANFWVVALTSGRTYTKISKVPPRDCALVLGTSPKMRSGVANPYFTARMDAVGTLYHHGKIKKIIVSGEKSENYDEPAAMKRFLVYTEGVPENIIIEDPKGFNTHKSILRCKNVYGQKNVIIVSQGFHNLRALFFARNNGMNALGFDAQDVSKNESFYRNHTREFFARVLAVFYYVLGISPEE, encoded by the coding sequence ATGTTGAAGAAGGTTGCTAATTTTCTGAAGATTATTTTCAGACTTGTAGAGCTGGGGATTTTGCTATTGATTTTAGCGAACTTCTGGGTTGTTGCTCTCACAAGTGGAAGAACTTATACGAAAATCAGCAAAGTTCCGCCAAGAGATTGTGCTCTGGTTTTAGGGACTTCTCCTAAAATGCGTTCAGGCGTTGCCAACCCATATTTTACGGCAAGAATGGATGCTGTGGGAACACTTTATCATCACGGAAAAATTAAAAAAATTATTGTCAGCGGCGAAAAAAGTGAAAACTATGACGAGCCAGCCGCTATGAAACGTTTTCTCGTGTACACAGAAGGTGTTCCCGAAAATATAATTATTGAAGACCCAAAAGGCTTCAACACTCATAAAAGTATTTTGCGTTGTAAAAATGTTTACGGTCAAAAAAATGTGATTATCGTTTCACAAGGTTTTCATAACCTCAGAGCCTTATTTTTTGCTCGAAATAATGGGATGAATGCATTAGGTTTTGATGCGCAAGACGTCAGTAAAAATGAAAGCTTCTACAGAAATCACACCCGTGAATTTTTTGCCAGAGTTTTGGCTGTTTTCTATTATGTTTTGGGGATTTCTCCTGAAGAATAA
- a CDS encoding 2Fe-2S iron-sulfur cluster-binding protein, producing the protein MENQLTIANQPQFHRLKIAKKRQLTKNAFALELEIPEELKSQYQYQAGQYVTLKYHFNEKEIQNDYSFTSSPFENKLELAIKINGDESSTQFLFQNYHIGDEISVSEPLGRFFIPSRPNEKRTILAFASGIGITPLFSHIKNILHEEQFTRIFLFYGNKSYEDIVLKQELEELQKENVGRFEVYYFLSQEPIKDKLFQGRLDEKKISLIINQILHLDEEDEESTIWDSTDKVLICGPGAMIKSVANACYNHGIPKKNIHFELFEAFNEDIYPTEKEFPLIENVNVKIKFNHIEKDGIILKNNERKILQQLLDLGYKLPYSCKSGICGSCLCYLKNGEVDMTEDEYLTENEKLQGKILPCVSIAMSKDVYLDFDLYN; encoded by the coding sequence ATGGAGAATCAATTAACAATCGCGAACCAACCTCAGTTTCACAGGCTAAAAATAGCTAAAAAACGACAATTGACCAAAAATGCTTTTGCCTTGGAATTGGAAATTCCTGAGGAATTAAAATCGCAATATCAATATCAAGCCGGACAATATGTGACGTTGAAATATCATTTTAATGAGAAGGAAATCCAGAATGATTATTCCTTCACATCATCACCTTTTGAAAATAAACTTGAGTTAGCCATCAAAATCAATGGCGACGAAAGTTCCACCCAATTTCTATTTCAGAATTACCATATTGGCGACGAAATCTCTGTAAGTGAACCTTTAGGCAGATTTTTCATTCCATCGAGACCTAATGAAAAAAGAACAATTCTGGCGTTTGCTTCTGGAATCGGAATAACACCACTTTTTAGCCATATTAAGAATATCCTTCACGAAGAACAATTTACCAGAATTTTCCTTTTTTATGGGAACAAAAGCTATGAAGATATTGTTCTAAAGCAAGAATTGGAAGAATTACAAAAAGAAAACGTAGGAAGATTCGAAGTTTATTATTTTTTGTCGCAAGAACCCATTAAAGACAAATTGTTTCAAGGTCGATTGGATGAAAAGAAAATTTCATTAATCATTAATCAAATCCTTCATTTGGATGAAGAGGATGAGGAATCAACAATTTGGGATAGTACAGATAAGGTTTTAATTTGTGGTCCGGGCGCGATGATAAAATCTGTCGCCAATGCTTGTTACAACCACGGAATCCCGAAGAAGAATATTCATTTCGAATTGTTTGAAGCTTTTAATGAAGATATTTACCCAACTGAAAAAGAATTTCCTTTGATTGAAAATGTGAATGTTAAAATCAAATTCAATCATATTGAAAAAGACGGAATTATTCTAAAAAATAATGAACGAAAAATCCTTCAGCAATTATTGGATTTGGGTTACAAACTGCCCTATTCCTGCAAATCCGGAATCTGTGGAAGCTGTCTTTGCTATCTGAAAAATGGAGAGGTGGATATGACAGAAGACGAATATTTGACAGAAAATGAAAAACTTCAGGGAAAAATTTTACCTTGTGTTTCCATTGCAATGAGCAAAGATGTATATTTAGATTTTGATTTGTATAACTAA
- a CDS encoding TlpA family protein disulfide reductase, translating to MRKFLIYSVLSLSFLACKKNDEKVAEAEAKEDSIKVEPTKTEADVAQLKEFSPEKISTALKSNHSDTLYVTNFFATWCGPCMHEIPFFRKKMEELANQPVKFTFVSLDNKTDWATDVSDFADEYNIRENVVLLDGALLNQEFFKQNFQSWDGGAIPFTLIRKGDKSDETVGSMSEEMLDQKIEKLLAHNTTTKVVENKEKAGISGPKKSLK from the coding sequence ATGAGAAAATTCCTGATATATTCCGTTTTGTCACTCAGCTTTTTAGCTTGTAAAAAGAATGATGAAAAAGTTGCTGAGGCAGAAGCAAAAGAAGATTCAATAAAAGTCGAACCAACAAAAACCGAAGCAGATGTTGCACAACTGAAAGAGTTTTCTCCCGAAAAAATTTCAACAGCTTTAAAATCGAATCATTCCGATACATTGTATGTGACCAACTTCTTTGCAACCTGGTGTGGACCGTGTATGCACGAGATTCCGTTTTTCAGAAAAAAGATGGAAGAATTGGCTAATCAACCAGTCAAATTCACTTTTGTGAGCCTTGACAATAAAACCGATTGGGCAACGGATGTCAGTGATTTTGCTGATGAATACAACATCAGAGAAAATGTTGTTCTTTTAGACGGAGCACTTTTAAATCAAGAGTTTTTCAAGCAAAATTTCCAGTCTTGGGATGGAGGAGCTATTCCATTTACCTTGATTAGAAAAGGTGATAAATCGGACGAAACCGTCGGTTCTATGAGCGAGGAAATGCTAGATCAGAAAATTGAAAAACTATTGGCTCATAATACTACCACAAAAGTTGTTGAGAATAAGGAAAAAGCAGGAATTTCTGGCCCGAAAAAATCTTTGAAATAA
- a CDS encoding iron ABC transporter permease → MKRFPILVTSIVVLAIITFFINLNIGFAKLNFSDFLNSESENFQIAGFRINRALAMLLAGIAIPTSGFLLQEYFKNPLAGPDVLGITSVSSLFVAFYIFFSQSIVIPDFLQNSFISLSSIIGSIVLMMLLLLFSNRFRDKSFIIIFGFLISALAGAVVSFLQFYVESQSLKNYMLWTFGANNQANLIQILILTVLIIIGLIFTFKSIKPLIGNALGSAYAQSFGINQSKLKICIIVASSLLSASVTAFLGPILFIGVVVPHFCRMIWNPAQLWHQWILNMILGVFIMQVFSIISELSQFPINIITTFFGIPVILLMLIKSNK, encoded by the coding sequence ATGAAACGTTTTCCTATTCTGGTAACATCGATAGTCGTATTAGCGATTATTACATTTTTCATCAACCTCAATATTGGTTTTGCAAAACTGAATTTTTCAGACTTTTTAAATTCAGAATCCGAGAATTTTCAGATTGCCGGATTCAGGATCAATCGTGCTTTAGCAATGCTTTTAGCTGGAATTGCGATTCCAACGAGTGGATTTCTTTTGCAGGAATATTTTAAAAATCCTTTAGCTGGTCCAGATGTTTTGGGAATCACCTCGGTTTCCAGTTTGTTTGTGGCATTTTACATTTTCTTTTCACAGAGTATTGTCATTCCAGATTTTTTGCAGAACAGCTTTATCAGCTTATCATCCATCATTGGAAGTATTGTTTTGATGATGCTTCTACTCTTATTTTCGAATCGATTTCGGGATAAAAGTTTCATCATTATTTTTGGATTTTTGATCTCGGCTTTGGCTGGTGCTGTGGTTTCTTTTCTTCAGTTTTATGTAGAAAGTCAAAGTCTGAAAAATTATATGCTTTGGACTTTTGGAGCCAATAATCAGGCGAATTTAATTCAAATTTTAATTCTTACGGTTTTAATAATTATTGGATTAATTTTTACTTTCAAATCTATAAAACCATTAATCGGAAATGCGCTAGGAAGTGCTTATGCACAGAGTTTCGGAATCAATCAATCCAAGCTAAAAATCTGTATTATTGTAGCTTCTTCCCTACTTTCTGCTTCTGTTACGGCTTTTTTAGGTCCGATTTTATTTATCGGCGTTGTAGTTCCGCATTTTTGCAGAATGATCTGGAATCCAGCCCAACTTTGGCATCAATGGATTTTGAATATGATTTTGGGTGTTTTTATAATGCAGGTTTTCTCAATTATTTCTGAGTTGAGCCAATTTCCTATTAATATTATTACGACTTTCTTTGGAATTCCTGTGATATTATTGATGCTGATAAAAAGTAATAAATAG
- a CDS encoding GxxExxY protein translates to MDENELAKIVVDLGFKVYKKLGAGLFENVYEECLFHDIKKFGLKVEKQKSLSIIYDDLIIENAFKIDLLVEDKLILEIKTVDYLNDVHKAQILTYLKMTNYKLGLLMNFRTDYYKNGIKRVVNKL, encoded by the coding sequence ATGGATGAAAATGAATTGGCAAAAATTGTCGTTGATTTAGGATTTAAAGTTTACAAAAAACTTGGTGCAGGTTTGTTCGAAAACGTTTATGAAGAATGTCTTTTTCACGATATTAAAAAGTTTGGATTAAAAGTTGAGAAACAGAAATCATTATCAATAATTTATGATGACTTGATTATTGAGAATGCTTTCAAAATTGATTTATTAGTAGAAGACAAATTAATTTTAGAAATAAAAACTGTTGATTACCTGAATGATGTTCACAAAGCACAAATTCTAACTTATCTCAAAATGACGAATTATAAATTAGGATTGTTAATGAATTTCAGAACAGATTATTATAAAAACGGAATAAAAAGAGTTGTAAACAAACTTTAG
- a CDS encoding ABC transporter ATP-binding protein codes for MKHFLDLKNTSIGYSEPLISDINTSLQLGEVCLLMGNNGIGKTTLIKSILGQNKLLKGEISINGKSNQKLNSNEIASQIAIVFSKAEIPDNYTVTDLISLGKYIHYPYYFKLNETDKQEISDIITKLNLSEYQNKKLTELSDGNLQKVFIGRALAQNSPFIILDEPTTHLDEENKLMILSLLRNLAKSENKLILFSSHDWRLAKEFSDKIWWIKDKKLIRGISEEVILSNPELITPKILDFNQTFHPPEIDAPKLEKEMMFSFLQKNFSQNLRKFKLTFKNDFWELNLDNFYDNCHSFQQIKQSLQTLINKGNSN; via the coding sequence ATGAAGCATTTCCTAGACTTAAAAAATACATCAATCGGCTATTCAGAACCATTAATTTCTGACATCAATACTTCCCTACAATTAGGCGAAGTTTGTTTATTAATGGGAAATAACGGTATTGGAAAAACGACTTTAATCAAATCAATTCTTGGACAAAATAAGCTTTTAAAAGGTGAAATTTCTATTAATGGAAAATCAAATCAAAAACTTAATTCGAATGAAATAGCTTCTCAGATTGCTATTGTTTTTTCAAAAGCTGAAATTCCTGATAATTATACGGTTACAGATTTAATTTCGTTAGGAAAGTATATTCATTATCCTTATTATTTTAAATTGAATGAAACTGATAAACAAGAAATCTCTGATATCATAACCAAACTCAATTTATCAGAATATCAAAACAAAAAACTAACCGAATTATCTGACGGAAACCTTCAAAAAGTCTTTATTGGTCGTGCTTTGGCTCAGAATTCTCCATTTATTATTCTGGATGAACCGACAACTCATTTGGATGAAGAAAATAAATTAATGATTCTTTCACTTCTCAGAAATCTTGCAAAATCTGAAAATAAATTGATTCTTTTCTCTTCTCACGACTGGCGATTGGCAAAGGAATTTTCTGATAAAATCTGGTGGATTAAAGATAAAAAACTTATCAGAGGAATTTCGGAAGAAGTGATTCTTAGTAATCCTGAATTGATTACACCAAAGATTTTAGATTTTAATCAAACCTTTCATCCTCCTGAAATTGATGCGCCGAAATTGGAAAAAGAAATGATGTTTTCTTTTTTACAAAAAAACTTCTCTCAGAATTTGCGGAAATTTAAATTGACGTTTAAAAATGATTTTTGGGAACTGAATTTGGATAATTTTTATGACAATTGTCATAGTTTTCAACAAATTAAACAGTCTCTGCAAACTCTTATTAATAAAGGAAATTCTAACTAA
- a CDS encoding MarR family winged helix-turn-helix transcriptional regulator — MEKKNSEKVESIDLMLKSAWLAVSKMYSDQASLYNSTAVQALTLLKIDPKEGTRSTNLGPKMAIEPTSLTRIIKLLEDNGYIYKEKTTTDKREVIIKLTDKGINSRNLSKEVVLNFNKKVLERIAPEKFEVFKEVMTDILKIANELNHKK; from the coding sequence ATGGAAAAGAAAAATTCAGAAAAAGTCGAAAGTATTGACTTGATGTTAAAGTCGGCTTGGTTAGCGGTCTCGAAAATGTATTCGGATCAGGCATCTCTGTATAACTCAACTGCAGTTCAAGCACTTACATTACTTAAAATTGACCCGAAAGAAGGAACAAGAAGTACAAACCTTGGTCCCAAAATGGCAATTGAACCTACTTCACTTACAAGAATCATCAAACTTCTTGAAGACAATGGTTATATCTACAAAGAAAAAACCACAACTGATAAGCGGGAAGTCATTATCAAATTAACTGATAAAGGTATCAATTCCAGAAATTTATCAAAAGAAGTGGTTCTTAATTTCAATAAAAAAGTTTTGGAAAGAATTGCTCCTGAGAAATTTGAAGTTTTCAAGGAAGTGATGACAGACATTCTGAAAATAGCAAACGAACTTAATCATAAAAAATAA
- a CDS encoding 3-hydroxyacyl-CoA dehydrogenase/enoyl-CoA hydratase family protein, whose protein sequence is MNRKIKHVTVLGSGVMGSGIACHLAGNGIQVLMLDMPPKELSEKDKATGVNPESKKFRNSVAQGHLDTALKSNPSPIYDKSFASRITVGNFEDDLEKIKNSDWVIEVIVERLDIKQSMFEKVDKLRKPGTLITSNTSGIPIHLMSEGRSEDFQKHFCGTHFFNPPRYLKLFEVIPGPKTDKSVIVFFMSYGEKFLGKTTVLCKDTPGFIGNRIGVYSMAKIMELTEEIGLTIEEADSLTGDLLNRPKTGTFKLGDLVGLDTAFNVTKGLQANLKDDEMVQALKDSKTLNFLIENKFLGDKAKKGFYYKEKDAGGNVNRFVLNYETLGYEPTKQPKLSIVTTAKEAGSLKNRLPILLKDQSKAGELIRKHYASLFAYVSQRVPEITDVFYSIDDAMKTGYAWKYGPFENWDFVGIQKGIDLVESEGYKVADWVKEMLASGNESFYKLENGKQLFYNQNTKTYEPIPGLDAFIILDNIRKEKTIWSNSESALIDLGDGILNFEFRSKMNSLGGGVLEGLNKSIDITEKDYRGLVVGNQADNFSVGANLAMVMMMAVEQDWYELNMAIAMFQQTSMKLRYSSIPVIAAPFGMTLGGGCEFSMHADKIVAAAETYIGLVEVGVGLIPGGGGTKEFALRALKGTLPDDVKTNHLRNYFMNIATAKVATSAHEAKQMGILTDKDIIVVNKDRQIAEAKRQAIVLDELGYTPPVPEKVKVLGNEAMGMFYVGTDQMVAGGYASEHDRLIANKIGYVMTGGNLSEPTEVSEQYLLDLEREAFLSLCGERKTLERIQTMLTTGKPLRN, encoded by the coding sequence ATGAACAGAAAAATAAAACACGTTACTGTCCTCGGCTCAGGCGTGATGGGTTCCGGAATTGCCTGCCATTTGGCTGGTAACGGGATTCAGGTTTTGATGTTGGATATGCCTCCGAAAGAATTGTCTGAAAAAGACAAAGCGACGGGCGTAAATCCAGAAAGTAAAAAATTCAGAAACAGTGTGGCGCAAGGTCATCTTGATACCGCTCTGAAAAGCAATCCTTCGCCCATCTATGACAAATCTTTCGCTTCCAGAATTACCGTTGGAAACTTCGAGGATGATTTGGAGAAAATCAAAAATTCGGATTGGGTGATTGAAGTGATTGTTGAGAGATTGGACATCAAACAATCGATGTTCGAGAAAGTTGACAAACTTCGCAAACCGGGAACTTTAATTACGTCCAACACGTCTGGAATTCCGATTCATTTGATGTCAGAGGGAAGGTCAGAAGATTTCCAGAAACATTTCTGCGGAACACACTTCTTCAATCCGCCAAGATATCTGAAATTATTTGAAGTCATTCCAGGTCCTAAAACAGATAAATCAGTTATTGTTTTCTTTATGTCTTACGGCGAGAAATTCTTAGGAAAAACGACGGTTCTTTGTAAAGATACACCAGGATTCATCGGAAACAGAATCGGAGTTTATTCGATGGCGAAGATTATGGAATTGACGGAAGAAATAGGTTTAACGATTGAAGAAGCTGATTCTTTAACAGGAGATTTACTGAATCGTCCAAAAACCGGAACTTTCAAATTGGGAGATTTGGTTGGTTTGGATACAGCTTTCAATGTAACCAAAGGACTTCAAGCCAATCTTAAAGACGATGAAATGGTTCAGGCGCTTAAAGATTCTAAAACTTTGAATTTCTTGATTGAAAATAAATTCCTTGGTGATAAAGCTAAAAAAGGATTTTACTATAAAGAAAAAGATGCTGGCGGAAATGTGAATCGTTTCGTTCTTAATTATGAAACACTTGGTTATGAACCTACAAAACAGCCAAAACTTTCGATTGTTACAACTGCAAAAGAAGCAGGAAGTTTGAAAAATCGTTTACCGATTTTGTTGAAAGACCAATCCAAAGCCGGAGAATTGATTAGAAAACATTACGCTTCACTTTTTGCTTATGTTTCTCAAAGAGTTCCGGAAATCACGGATGTGTTCTACTCTATCGATGATGCAATGAAAACCGGTTATGCTTGGAAATATGGACCATTCGAAAACTGGGATTTTGTAGGAATCCAAAAAGGAATTGATTTGGTTGAAAGTGAAGGTTATAAAGTTGCTGATTGGGTTAAGGAAATGCTGGCTTCCGGAAACGAATCGTTCTACAAATTAGAAAACGGAAAGCAATTATTCTACAATCAAAACACAAAAACTTACGAGCCGATTCCAGGTTTGGATGCTTTCATTATTCTTGATAACATCAGAAAAGAAAAAACGATTTGGTCTAATTCTGAATCAGCGTTAATCGACCTTGGCGACGGCATTTTGAACTTTGAATTCCGTTCAAAAATGAATTCTCTTGGAGGAGGCGTTTTAGAAGGTCTTAATAAATCCATCGATATTACTGAAAAAGATTACAGAGGTTTGGTTGTAGGAAATCAAGCAGATAATTTCTCTGTCGGAGCAAATCTCGCAATGGTAATGATGATGGCTGTTGAACAAGATTGGTACGAATTGAATATGGCAATCGCAATGTTCCAGCAGACTTCAATGAAGTTAAGATATTCATCAATTCCAGTTATCGCGGCACCATTCGGAATGACACTTGGCGGTGGTTGCGAATTTTCTATGCACGCAGACAAAATCGTTGCAGCAGCGGAAACTTACATCGGTTTGGTTGAAGTTGGAGTTGGTTTGATTCCAGGCGGTGGTGGAACAAAAGAGTTTGCTTTACGAGCACTTAAAGGAACACTTCCTGATGATGTTAAAACCAATCACTTGCGAAATTACTTTATGAATATTGCAACAGCAAAAGTGGCTACTTCTGCCCACGAAGCTAAGCAAATGGGAATTCTGACAGATAAAGATATCATCGTTGTAAACAAAGACAGACAAATAGCAGAAGCAAAACGTCAGGCAATTGTTCTGGACGAATTAGGGTATACACCGCCGGTTCCTGAGAAAGTTAAAGTTCTCGGAAACGAAGCAATGGGAATGTTCTACGTTGGAACAGACCAAATGGTTGCCGGTGGTTACGCCTCAGAACACGACAGATTGATTGCCAACAAAATTGGTTACGTAATGACTGGCGGAAATCTCTCCGAACCAACAGAAGTTTCCGAACAATATCTTTTGGATTTGGAAAGAGAAGCTTTCCTTTCACTTTGTGGTGAGAGAAAAACGCTTGAAAGAATTCAGACGATGTTGACGACTGGAAAACCACTTAGAAATTAG
- a CDS encoding four helix bundle protein, giving the protein MHNFRDLEVWTKSMKLCKIFYLASSNFPKDELFGLTSQARRSLISIPSNIAEGAGRDTNAQFSHFLNIALGSSFEFETQILIANDLGFFKNDDFNIIYSEIKHIQNMLAKLKQKFNTQTF; this is encoded by the coding sequence ATGCACAATTTTAGAGATTTAGAAGTTTGGACAAAATCAATGAAACTTTGTAAAATATTTTACTTGGCTTCTAGTAATTTTCCAAAAGATGAATTGTTTGGATTGACTTCTCAAGCAAGAAGAAGTTTAATTTCAATTCCGTCTAATATTGCTGAAGGCGCTGGTCGTGACACAAATGCTCAGTTTTCTCATTTTCTGAATATTGCATTAGGCTCATCATTCGAATTTGAAACTCAAATATTAATTGCTAATGATTTGGGGTTCTTTAAAAATGATGATTTTAATATCATTTATTCCGAAATCAAACACATACAAAATATGTTGGCAAAATTGAAACAGAAATTTAATACTCAAACATTTTAA
- a CDS encoding acetyl-CoA C-acyltransferase → MEAYIVTGYRTAVGKAPKGSLRFTRPDDMAATVIQHLMKDVPNLDPARIDDLIVGCAMPEAEQGLNVARLISLMGLDTDKVPGVTVNRYCASGSEAIAIAAAKIKAGMAECIIAGGAESMSYIPMGGYKPIPDTDLAKKHPDYYWGMGLTAEAVANEFKVSREEQDQFAYNSHQKAMKAIKEGKFESQIVPIDVAYNFLDEKEKIQTKEYAFKQDEGPRADTSVEALAKLRPVFAANGSVTAGNSSQTSDGAAFTMVMSERMVKELNLTPVARLLSYSTVGVPPRIMGIGPMFAIPKALEQAGLKQSDIDLFELNEAFASQSVAILRELNINPDIVNVNGGAIALGHPLGCTGTKLTVQLLDEMKRRNSKYGVVTMCVGTGQGAASVFELL, encoded by the coding sequence ATGGAAGCATATATAGTAACAGGATACAGAACAGCAGTTGGTAAAGCACCGAAAGGTTCTTTGCGTTTTACCCGACCAGATGATATGGCGGCAACTGTGATACAACATCTGATGAAAGATGTTCCAAATCTTGACCCGGCTCGCATCGACGATTTGATTGTCGGATGTGCAATGCCGGAAGCAGAACAAGGCCTTAATGTCGCAAGACTAATTTCATTAATGGGATTGGACACCGATAAAGTTCCGGGTGTTACAGTCAACAGATATTGCGCCTCAGGCTCAGAAGCTATTGCGATTGCAGCAGCTAAAATCAAAGCAGGAATGGCAGAATGCATCATCGCTGGTGGTGCAGAAAGTATGTCTTACATCCCAATGGGCGGTTACAAACCGATTCCGGATACGGATTTGGCCAAGAAACATCCCGATTATTATTGGGGAATGGGATTGACTGCGGAAGCCGTTGCCAACGAATTCAAAGTGAGTCGTGAGGAGCAAGACCAATTCGCTTACAACTCGCATCAGAAAGCGATGAAAGCCATCAAGGAAGGAAAATTTGAAAGCCAGATTGTTCCGATTGATGTAGCATATAATTTCCTTGACGAAAAGGAAAAAATCCAGACCAAAGAATATGCATTCAAGCAAGACGAAGGTCCAAGAGCTGATACTTCGGTGGAAGCTCTGGCAAAACTTCGTCCCGTTTTCGCAGCAAATGGTTCTGTAACAGCAGGTAACTCTTCTCAAACTTCTGACGGTGCCGCTTTCACAATGGTAATGTCCGAAAGAATGGTAAAGGAATTAAACTTGACTCCAGTTGCGAGACTTCTCTCCTATTCGACTGTCGGAGTTCCGCCAAGAATTATGGGAATCGGACCAATGTTCGCCATTCCAAAAGCGTTGGAACAAGCTGGACTTAAACAATCTGATATTGATTTGTTTGAATTGAATGAAGCCTTCGCCTCTCAATCAGTGGCGATTTTAAGAGAACTGAACATCAATCCTGACATCGTCAACGTGAACGGAGGAGCAATCGCACTTGGACATCCACTGGGTTGCACAGGAACAAAATTAACAGTCCAACTTCTTGACGAAATGAAACGCAGAAACAGCAAATATGGTGTTGTGACAATGTGCGTAGGAACTGGTCAGGGTGCAGCGAGTGTTTTTGAGTTGTTATAG
- a CDS encoding four helix bundle protein produces MKHNFKHLNIWKLSIELADEIYAITESFPKNEEFGLKSQIRRCTVSVASNIAEGSSRTSQKDFNRFLEISLGSLYELQTQIIISSRRDYIEQSKFELIENKITELQRMISGFQKTLKW; encoded by the coding sequence ATGAAACATAATTTTAAGCATCTGAACATTTGGAAATTATCCATTGAATTAGCTGATGAAATTTATGCAATTACAGAAAGTTTTCCTAAAAATGAAGAATTCGGTTTGAAATCTCAAATCAGAAGATGTACAGTTTCTGTTGCTTCTAATATTGCAGAAGGTTCAAGCAGAACTTCACAAAAAGATTTCAATCGATTTTTAGAAATCAGTTTGGGCTCTCTTTATGAATTACAAACGCAGATAATAATTTCTTCAAGAAGAGATTATATCGAACAATCGAAATTTGAATTAATAGAAAATAAAATCACCGAATTACAGAGAATGATTTCAGGCTTTCAAAAAACATTGAAGTGGTAA